In Miscanthus floridulus cultivar M001 chromosome 5, ASM1932011v1, whole genome shotgun sequence, one genomic interval encodes:
- the LOC136454411 gene encoding uncharacterized protein, with amino-acid sequence MAASMSRTSPGNHKVLLAALLCIATAAAFLPGSSASTPLVAQTCGRTSNRRLCVSLLESSNRSRSATAVRELAIIALTRARRSALRARLRAWDLSYGARRGTTPAGRLVARCAALYKDCLHAAAHALSRVTHMPAYDDRVADAVSSLRVFPEKCQRLFDAQEIVSPLEQVNRDIEEKLGIASEIVHLLR; translated from the coding sequence ATGGCGGCTTCAATGAGCAGAACATCACCCGGAAACCACAAGGTTCTCCTCGCCGCTCTGCTCTgcatcgccaccgccgccgccttcctCCCCGGATCATCCGCCAGCACGCCCCTGGTCGCCCAGACCTGCGGCAGGACGTCCAACCGGCGCCTCTGCGTGTCCCTGCTCGAGTCCAGCAACCGGAGCCGCAGCGCCACGGCGGTCCGGGAGCTCGCCATCATCGCGCTGACGCGCGCCAGGAGATCGGCGCTCCGCGCTAGGCTGCGCGCGTGGGACCTGAGCTACGGGGCGCGGCGAGGGACGACTCCGGCGGGCCGCCTGGTGGCGAGGTGCGCGGCGCTGTACAAGGACTGCCTCCACGCCGCGGCGCACGCGCTGTCCAGGGTGACCCACATGCCGGCGTACGACGACCGCGTGGCCGACGCTGTCAGCTCCCTCCGCGTGTTCCCGGAGAAGTGCCAGCGCCTCTTCGACGCGCAGGAGATCGTGTCGCCGCTGGAGCAGGTGAACCGGGACATCGAGGAGAAGCTGGGCATCGCGTCGGAGATCGTTCACTTGCTGCGCTAG